In a single window of the Labeo rohita strain BAU-BD-2019 chromosome 23, IGBB_LRoh.1.0, whole genome shotgun sequence genome:
- the ncoa6 gene encoding nuclear receptor coactivator 6 isoform X1: MAHQLSLDARSPRAVPLTDHDSGVEDGDDGSSSPTTSSTIYVAFKGNMNDEDFQEKLDNILHGMPDMLLLGTKKLEPERVEPWNSVRVTFNIPREAAERLRLLAQNNQQQLRDLGILSVQIEGEGAINVAVGQGRSQEVRVNGPLGAPGQMRMDVGFPMQQGQAGIRMNNPSVSMMPPGANMAAQGMVPNSGGPMQPRAPRPPSQTDTMDPMLSGLALQQQQQQLQHPQVGHGPLGNLGPQGHHMQAMQANRQLNPAAIQQLQQQQQQHQQQQVQMAQLGGARGPFNPSNQMPVPPGWNQLPSGVLQPPPVQGAMGPGWRKAPPQPQMGQRQPSLASVQTPSHPPPPYPFGSQQAVPPFSAHIAPHQLQQQQQQTVPNQFVTPQPKGPQGAPGVVVSRAPPPMPPSSAPQGNLTAKSPGSSSSPFQQGSPGTPPMMGQGQGQLGPRPTTPQGFPQGVGSPGRAVMGQQGNIQPGFMGIPQHAQVSQGGMGGIPKRMPMGFPNAPVNQNFGQGQVTTTGAGGTPQLQNSQSMANAGVQSSASAPNHMQANPLQGAGMTHHSGMPAQPPGTTSGGSMGQPQQGLQTQMMGVPQSQHQTQVVASTQSQMVQSQTGGQTVLSRPVNAGQRGMTPPKQMMPPQGQGIMQNQNQLGGGPGHQALLLQQQQQQQQQQQQQQQQQQQQQQQQQQQQQNAMMEHIVASQIQGNKQAFGPKGQPGVMQGQMMRGPSPNVQGNLPQFQSQMGQQQMTPQQHQQQQMAHLQQQQQIQQQQLQQQQLQQQQLQLQHQQPQQSQMQQQQQLQQPHQQMVQQQPQQIPMNGNPNQALGMHGPQMRLQGNHHLVQQQLQQKQQQQQVMLQQQQQQAAQQHQHQLGDSSGNADINQQMVPDLQNQQQQQGMLGSSQHLQVGNGHFPGHGMPFNPQFAGQMPIGGPCGQGAFPVNKDVTLTSPLLVNLLQSDISASQFGPGGKQGTGAVAANQAKPKKKKPPRKKKPKAEEGQQSADGLCGLDSLPHGMEEVEMQGLGSDQGSGIDSNSKLSEFANRQGPPAQSGDQRVLQQIPMQFMPPQQQQQMQQMQQQQQLQQQQQQQQQQQQQMQQQQLQQQHQQIQQQQMQQQQMQMQSMQGPQGQAGTSQGAHHVQTQIHSQQSMQMQQQQQPPPQHLQQQLQSQPQQQQQQQQAQQQQQQQQQQQQQQQHQQQQQQQQMMMMLKMQQEAKNRMPLQQGGHMPKGLVNPNDPSQRMPVSQPSNMPVMIDLQGHGGVPPSPDKARGMPLMVNQPLTGPARRTPHSEVGQPTPPEETPGNHSMQDRGPLEMGQQSGNGNQQMIPNQGPNTHLMKSVPLSVPHQPGASPQQQPQQVAAMAGSHNIHFSSAPTTSQSSRPKTPNRASPRPYHHPLTPTNRPPSTEPSEINLSPERLNASIAGLFPPKINIPLPPRQPNLNRGFDQQGLNPTTLKAIGQAPPNLANLPVNNNTSGNNNGPPTYPSGGGMVSTGGKQDKQTGVGQAKRASPSNSRRSSPASNRKAATPSPGRQKGAKTSLTSPPHPQQMMVSPQNVMVSPSSVLPTTSASLPSAGPGESQQSFSSLQTLPGSADTVRDGQVVTTQPEQHQAIQFREQSAPKMASPRVPPQEPKRQEPSNLVEDKQQPRTMPQHDLGSAVSPAFRDAPTSLNQLLDNAGNPSLSMKSQNIPQVGGEPVQKDGPHAQPAQENQSNPVVSQSTNIGTSLSTSEADQKPKSASVSSPNLVASSNANLQSVSAVSSVSSNQTVLLSLTSIPNPSASSNHNLIPISNASQTVLQRPISSAPTPQNQITVFVTSNPISSATNTASVVPPAVVSKVLAMPNKNIRPPDVRQQNPTQTRPQFITGPVYSIFQATSVPSSTNVMSQPVTMVGPIVSANIQLTPTPVSTTAPPSAPTSTSMPANSPAVSIAATQQSRAVIGQLQVQVPASQASPVNVVAPPQQPSSGVPKQDSASDTSGPKSSPVGQSALHSGMSSPFQHLLASPPACSSPGATAVARRSPLSPITVLAKSSPVQTVVSKQTTPSISSSSSEDKKERTPVTQIGKNLDVATTQASCPVTSATVSALHPTAPVTVPTAQNASQQSALPPKVSSSEPVPTPSPVPTSTPSSNMPPPTSVPGMVHLSSPVPTSSPSSSLPAVSVSASAAAQGVPTTTSGSCTATSSQLSGEQQPSSLAETSVPISTETKEAVLDAPSIPANPEAPQEDQASCEQAGQGVTTAAEQGWAKKRKTPVNLAPRDTRATTEKAKGPSRRSSRTDKEPEEEASDNGQRKRAARPGSASSNTGKDSNTGASPTQAKRRKSK; the protein is encoded by the exons ATGGCGCATCAGCTCTCCCTGGATGCTCGATCCCCCCGAGCCGTCCCGCTCACGGATCACGACTCTGGAGTGGAAGATGGAGACGATGGCTCCAGCAGCCCTACCACAAGCTCCACGATCTATGTTGCTTTCAAAGGGAACATGAATGATGAGGACTTTCAGGAGAAGCTGGATAACATCTTACACGGGATGCCAGATATGCTCTTACTAG GTACTAAGAAGCTCGAACCCGAGCGCGTGGAGCCGTGGAACAGCGTACGCGTCACGTTCAACATCCCCCGAGAGGCAGCCGAGCGACTGCGCCTTTTGGCTCAAAACAACCAGCAGCAGCTGCGTGATCTGGGCATCCTGTCTGTGCAGATTGAAG GTGAAGGAGCCATTAATGTTGCGGTTGGACAGGGCCGAAGTCAAGAAGTAAGAGTGAATGGACCCCTTGGCGCACCTGGTCAGATGAGAATGGATGTTGGATTCCCCATGCAGCAGGGCCAGG ctGGAATACGTATGAACAACCCTTCGGTGTCCATGATGCCTCCTGGGGCTAATATGGCAGCGCAGGGAATGGTACCGAATAGTGGGGGACCAATGCAGCCAAGAGCACCAAGGCCACCTTCACAGACAG ACACAATGGATCCCATGCTTTCAGGGCTAGCCTTacagcaacagcaacaacaacttCAACATCCGCAAGTGGGACATGGTCCGCTTGGTAACTTAGGCCCACAGGGACATCACATGCAAGCCATGCAAGCAAACAGGCAACTAAATCCTGCAGCCATACAGCAACTtcagcaacaacaacagcagcaccAACAACAGCAGGTTCAGATGGCTCAACTAGGTGGTGCACGTGGTCCTTTCAACCCCTCCAACCAGATGCCTGTACCTCCTGGCTGGAACCAGTTGCCCTCTGGTGTTCTCCAACCACCACCTGTCCAAGGTGCAATGGGACCAGGTTGGAGGAAAGCCCCACCACAGCCACAAATGGGGCAGCGTCAACCCTCTTTGGCATCTGTTCAGACGCCCAGTCATCCACCACCACCATATCCATTTGGAAGCCAACAGGCTGTTCCGCCTTTCAGTGCACACATAGCACCGCATCAGttgcaacagcagcagcagcagacaGTGCCAAACCAGTTTGTAACCCCTCAGCCCAAAGGCCCTCAAGGAGCACCAGGTGTAGTTGTCTCAAGAGCACCTCCTCCTATGCCTCCATCTTCTGCCCCTCAGGGAAATCTCACAGCTAAGTCCCCTGGTTCGTCGTCATCTCCTTTCCAACAGGGCTCACCTGGAACACCTCCGATGATGGGACAGGGACAGGGCCAGCTTGGTCCACGTCCCACAACACCCCAGGGTTTCCCACAGGGTGTTGGATCTCCCGGAAGAGCTGTGATGGGCCAGCAAGGAAACATTCAGCCTGGCTTTATGGGTATTCCACAACATGCACAGGTTTCACAAGGTGGAATGGGAG GTATACCTAAACGAATGCCAATGGGGTTCCCAAATGCCCCTGTTAATCAGAACTTTGGACAAGGACAAGTTACTACCACTGGAGCAGGTGGTACACCCCAACTACAAAATAGTCAGAGCATGGCAAATGCTG GTGTCCAGTCATCAGCCTCAGCGCCAAACCACATGCAGGCAAATCCCCTTCAAGGTGCTGGAATGACCCACCACAGTGGCATGCCAGCCCAACCCCCAGGCACCACCTCAGGTGGTAGTATGGGTCAACCTCAGCAAGGTCTTCAGACTCAAATGATGGGTGTACCACAATCACAACATCAAACACAGGTTGTAGCCTCCACACAGAGTCAAATGGTACAAAGCCAAACAGGGGGGCAGACTGTTTTGTCCAGGCCAGTAAATGCTGGTCAGCGAGGAATGACCCCTCCCAAGCAAATGATGCCACCACAAGGTCAAGGGATCATGCAGAACCAAAACCAGCTTGGTGGAGGACCAGGACATCAGGCATTATTGCttcagcagcagcaacaacaacagcagcagcagcaacagcaacaacaacaacaacagcagcagcagcagcaacaacagcagcaacagcaaAATGCTATGATGGAACATATTGTAGCTAGTCAGATACAGGGTAACAAGCAGGCCTTTGGCCCAAAAGGTCAACCTGGGGTAATGCAAGGCCAGATGATGAGAGGTCCTTCACCCAATGTTCAAGGTAATTTGCCACAATTTCAGTCTCAGATGGGTCAGCAACAGATGACTCCACAACagcatcaacaacaacaaatggcTCATTtgcaacaacagcaacaaataCAACAACAGCAACTACAGCAACAGCAGTTACAACAGCAACAACTACAGCTGCAACACCAGCAGCCGCAACAATCTCAAAtgcagcaacaacaacagctaCAGCAACCCCATCAGCAAATGGTACAACAACAGCCTCAACAGATTCCAATGAATGGCAACCCCAACCAAGCATTAGGGATGCATGGCCCTCAAATGCGACTTCAAGGAAATCATCACTTAGTACAACAACAGCTTcagcaaaaacaacagcaacagcagGTGAtgctgcagcagcagcagcaacaggcTGCTCAGCAGCATCAACACCAGTTAGGAGATAGTAGTGGAAATGCTGATATCAACCAGCAGATGGTTCCAGACCTGCAGAATCAGCAACAACAACAGGGTATGTTGGGGAGTTCCCAACATTTACAGGTTGGCAATGGCCATTTTCCTGGCCATGGCATGCCCTTCAATCCGCAGTTTGCTGGTCAGATGCCAATAGGAGGCCCGTGTGGGCAAGGTGCATTTCCAGTGAACAAGGATGTGACACTAACCAGTCCCTTGTTAGTAAATCTTCTCCAAAGTGACATTTCTGCCAGCCAGTTTGGTCCTGGTGGGAAGCAAGGAACAGGTGCGGTTGCTGCTAACCAGGCCAAGCCTAAAAAGAAGAAACCTCCTCGTAAGAAGAAGCCAAAAGCAGAAGAAGGACAGCAGTCTGCTGATGGTCTGTG TGGTCTGGATTCACTGCCTCATGGAATGGAGGAAGTAGAGATGCAAGGGCTGGGTAGTGATCAAGGGTCTGGCATTGACTCAAACTCTAAACTTTCTGAATTTGCTAATCGACAAG gtcCGCCTGCTCAGTCTGGAGATCAAAGAGTATTACAGCAAATACCAATGCAGTTTATGCCCCCACAACAGCAGCAACAGATGCAGCaaatgcagcagcagcagcagttacaacaacaacagcagcagcagcagcagcagcagcaacaaatGCAGCAACAGCAGTTGCAACAACAGCATCAACAGATCCAGCAGCAGCAAATGCAACAGCAACAAATGCAGATGCAGAGTATGCAGGGTCCTCAAGGTCAAGCTGGAACATCACAAGGAGCCCATCATGTCCAGACCCAGATTCATTCACAGCAGTCAATGCagatgcaacaacaacaacagccaccACCACAACACCTCCAACAACAACTGCAGTCACAGCcacaacagcagcaacaacaacaacaggcgcagcagcagcagcagcagcaacaacagcagcaacaacaacaacaacatcagcagcagcaacaacaacaacagatgatgatgatgcttAAAATGCAACAAGAAGCTAAGAATCGAATGCCACTACAGCAAGGTGGGCACATGCCAAAGGGTTTAGTCAATCCTAATGATCCATCTCAGAGAATGCCTGTCTCACAGCCAAGCAACATGCCAGTAATGATTGATCTTCAAGGGCATGGAGGTGTCCCACCTTCTCCTGATAAAGCCAGAGGAATGCCACTAATGGTAAATCAACCTCTGACTGGACCAGCAAGAAGGACGCCCCATTCAGAGGTTGGACAACCAACACCACCAGAGGAAACCCCTGGAAACCATAGCATGCAGGACCGGGGACCCCTCGAAATGGGTCAGCAGTCAGGAAATGGAAATCAGCAAATGATTCCCAATCAAGGTCCTAATACTCATTTAATGAAATCTGTGCCTTTATCAGTGCCCCACCAGCCAGGAGCAAGTCCACAACAGCAGCCCCAGCAAGTGGCAGCAATGGCTGGCTCACATAATATTCACTTTTCAAGCGCTCCCACAACTTCCCAGAGTTCCCGCCCTAAAACCCCCAACCGAGCCAGTCCCCGACCATATCACCACCCTTTAACCCCTACCAACCGTCCGCCTAGTACTGAACCCTCTGAAATAAATCTGTCCCCTGAGAGACTGAATGCCTCTATCGCTGGTCTTTTCCCtccaaaaattaacattccGTTGCCACCGCGGCAACCAAATCTTAATCGGGGCTTTGATCAGCAAGGTCTTAACCCAACCACACTTAAAGCAATTGGCCAGGCTCCACCCAACTTAGCAAATCTTCCTGTCAACAATAATACCAGTGGCAACAATAATGGCCCACCGACTTATCCATCAGGTGGTGGCATGGTAAGCACCGgaggaaaacaagacaaacagaCCGGTGTTGGGCAAGCTAAAAGAGCTAGTCCCAGTAACAGTCGACGATCTAGCCCTGCGTCAAATAGAAAAGCTGCCACTCCAAGCCCAGGAAGACAGAAGGGTGCCAAAACTTCACTAACATCACCTCCACATCCGCAGCAAATGATGGTTAGTCCACAGAACGTGATGGTTAGTCCCAGCTCGGTGCTCCCAACTACCTCTGCATCTTTGCCATCAGCAGGACCTGGAGAATCACAACAGAGTTTCAGTTCTTTGCAAACCTTACCTGGTAGTGCGGATACAGTTAGAGATGGCCAAGTAGTGACTACACAACCAGAGCAGCATCAGGCAATTCAGTTCAGAGAGCAGTCTGCTCCTAAAATGGCAAGCCCTCGGGTGCCGCCTCAGGAACCCAAACGGCAAGAGCCTAGCAATTTGGTTGAAGATAAACAACAACCTCGGACAATGCCACAACATGACCTTGGCTCTGCTGTATCACCAGCATTTAGAGATGCTCCAACATCTCTGAATCAGCTCTTGGACAATGCAGGCAACCCCTCTTTGTCAATGaaatctcaaaatattcctcAAGTGGGTGGAGAACCTGTGCAGAAAGACGGCCCTCATGCTCAACCAGCTCAGGAGAACCAATCCAATCCTGTTGTCTCGCAGAGCACAAATATTGGCACATCTTTGTCTACAAGTGAAGCTGATCAGAAGCCTAAATCTGCTTCAGTATCAAGTCCAAATCTTGTAGCCAGTAGCAATGCAAACCTGCAGTCCGTCAGTGCTGTATCTAGTGTTAGTTCAAATCAAACTGTGCTCTTAAGTCTCACTTCAATTCCCAACCCTTCAGCAAGTTCAAATCACAATCTTATACCCATCTCAAATGCATCTCAAACAGTCTTGCAAAGGCCCATCTCATCAGCACCAACTCCACAAAATCAGATCACAGTCTTTGTAACCTCTAATCCCATTAGCTCTGCTACCAACACAGCTTCTGTGGTTCCTCCTGCTGTTGTATCCAAGGTACTGGCAATGCCCAATAAAAACATAAGACCACCTGATGTTCGGCAACAAAATCCCACTCAAACGCGTCCACAGTTCATCACAGGACCTGTGTATTCAATATTTCAAGCTACGTCTGTACCGTCAAGCACTAACGTCATGTCCCAACCTGTCACTATGGTTGGTCCCATAGTCTCTGCAAACATCCAGCTTACTCCTACCCCAGTGTCAACTACAGCACCACCCTCTGCACCCACATCAACATCTATGCCGGCAAACTCACCTGCTGTCAGCATAGCTGCTACTCAGCAGAGCCGTGCTGTCATTGGACAGCTACAAGTTCAAGTACCTGCAAGTCAGGCTTCCCCTGTAAATGTAGTAGCACCACCTCAACAGCCAAGCTCTGGAGTTCCAAAACAGGACAGTGCCTCTGATACTAGTGGCCCGAAATCTAGTCCTGTAGGGCAGTCGGCCTTGCATTCTGGGATGTCCTCGCCCTTTCAGCACCTACTAGCTTCTCCACCTGCTTGCTCTAGCCCAGGGGCTACAGCCGTTGCCCGCAGAAGTCCCCTATCTCCGATAACAGTGTTAGCCAAAAGCAGTCCAGTCCAGACTGTTGTAAGCAAACAAACCACACCCAGCATCTCTTCGAGCAGTTCCGAAGATAAAAAAGAGCGAACCCCTGTCACTCAGATAGGAAAGAATCTGGATGTTGCCACAACTCAAGCTTCTTGTCCGGTTACATCTGCAACGGTATCCGCACTCCATCCTACTGCTCCAGTGACTGTTCCAACTGCTCAAAATGCGTCTCAGCAATCTGCACTTCCTCCAAAAGTGTCTTCTTCTGAACCTGTGCCCACTCCTTCTCCAGTCCCTACTTCTACGCCGTCGTCTAATATGCCACCCCCAACCTCTGTTCCTGGAATGGTGCACCTGTCTAGTCCTGTTCCTACTTCTTCACCATCCTCTAGTTTGCCTGCAGTTTCAGTTTCTGCATCCGCTGCTGCTCAAGGAGTTCCCACTACAACCTCCGGCTCCTGCACAGCAACATCCTCACAACTCTCTGGGGAACAGCAGCCTTCTTCATTGGCAGAGACCAGTGTACCAATCTCCACTGAAACAAAAGAAGCAGTTCTTGATGCTCCTAGCATCCCAG CTAATCCTGAGGCTCCACAAGAAGACCAAGCTTCATGCGAGCAAGCTG GACAAGGGGTGACCACTGCAGCAGAGCAAGG